DNA from Dysgonomonadaceae bacterium PH5-43:
GGTATTAAATCAATTAAGGATAGAGAAGAGGCTGAAAACCTAAAGAAACAGCTTAGAGAATTAAAATCGTGTAAACTTTACGAAGTTGATAATCTTACATACTCGGTTCCTTTTGTGGTACCTCAAGCTGAAGCTTTAGTTGATAAGATAGCAACAAACTTTGCAGACTCTCTTAAAAATCTTAATGCTCCTCATTACAAACTCTTAATAACAAGTGTTACTCGTACTCAAGAAGATGTAAAACGTTTATCGAAACGTAATTTAAATGCATCAGATACATCAGCACACTTACACGGAACCACAATAGACATTTCGTGGAAAAGATTTATTAAGAATAGCAAAAGTAAAACGGAACTTACCGAAGACCAACTGAAAAAAGTATTAGCCTCGGTGCTTCGCGACCTAAAGAAAGAAGGATTGTGTTATGTTAAACACGAAAAGAAACAAGCGTGTTTTCATATCACAGCAAGATAAAGATTAAATTTTATAAGTATGAACGAACAAATGAAGCAGATTGCCGGACGCCTTAGAGAACTTAGGGAGTCGTTGGATATTACTATCGAAGAAATGGCAAAAGAAGTAGGACGCAACAATGAAGAAATCGAAAAATACGAATCGGGCAACGCTGATATTCCTATGAGT
Protein-coding regions in this window:
- a CDS encoding uncharacterized protein YcbK (DUF882 family) (product_source=COG3108; cath_funfam=1.20.1500.10; cog=COG3108; pfam=PF18979; superfamily=55166), coding for MVIKRYSHLCLILLSLLFVMNSCSKEKELKPIRFIGDYNRDFNDLHKLHLSAANTIGIKSIKDREEAENLKKQLRELKSCKLYEVDNLTYSVPFVVPQAEALVDKIATNFADSLKNLNAPHYKLLITSVTRTQEDVKRLSKRNLNASDTSAHLHGTTIDISWKRFIKNSKSKTELTEDQLKKVLASVLRDLKKEGLCYVKHEKKQACFHITAR